From Enterobacteriaceae endosymbiont of Donacia simplex, one genomic window encodes:
- the rpmG gene encoding 50S ribosomal protein L33, with the protein MAKKTRILIKLISSAQTGHFYTITKNKKNIKKLEIKKFDPYIRKHVLYKEKKIK; encoded by the coding sequence ATGGCAAAAAAAACACGTATTTTAATTAAATTAATTTCATCTGCTCAAACTGGTCATTTCTATACTATTACTAAAAATAAAAAAAATATAAAAAAATTAGAAATAAAAAAATTTGATCCTTATATTAGAAAACATGTATTATATAAAGAAAAAAAAATTAAATAG
- the smpB gene encoding SsrA-binding protein SmpB — MIKYFYYGKKKYIIFNKKIYHNFFIKEKINAGLILQGWEVKSLRLNRVNIINSYISFLYNKVYVFNLDINPIKTICNHIKYDNNRKKQLLLKKKEIELLKNYINLKGFTAVVIGLFWKKSWCKLRIAIVKGKRKYDKRNIIKNKEWNINKLRFLKKNI; from the coding sequence ATAATAAAATATTTTTATTATGGAAAAAAAAAATATATTATTTTTAATAAAAAAATTTACCATAATTTTTTTATTAAGGAAAAAATTAATGCAGGTCTTATTTTACAAGGTTGGGAAGTAAAATCATTAAGATTAAATAGAGTTAATATTATTAATAGTTATATAAGTTTCTTATATAATAAAGTTTATGTATTTAATTTAGATATTAATCCTATAAAGACAATTTGTAATCATATAAAATATGATAATAATAGAAAAAAACAATTATTATTAAAAAAAAAAGAAATAGAATTATTAAAAAATTATATAAATTTAAAAGGTTTTACTGCTGTAGTTATTGGTCTTTTTTGGAAAAAATCTTGGTGTAAATTAAGAATTGCTATTGTAAAAGGTAAAAGAAAATACGATAAAAGAAATATTATAAAAAATAAAGAATGGAATATTAATAAATTACGTTTTTTAAAAAAGAATATTTAA
- the rpmB gene encoding 50S ribosomal protein L28 gives MSKICQITGKKTVKGNNRSHAMNATKRKFLPNIHFHKFWIEKKKKFITIKVSAKGMRLINKKGIENIYLYKK, from the coding sequence ATGTCTAAAATTTGTCAAATAACAGGTAAGAAAACAGTAAAAGGTAATAATCGTTCTCATGCAATGAATGCAACTAAAAGAAAGTTTTTACCAAATATTCATTTTCATAAGTTTTGGATAGAAAAAAAAAAAAAATTTATAACTATAAAAGTATCAGCAAAAGGTATGAGATTAATAAATAAAAAAGGTATTGAAAATATTTATTTATATAAAAAATAA
- the rpmE gene encoding 50S ribosomal protein L31, producing MKKNIHPEYNKITVKCSCGNIINTRSTLKNNKELNLDVCYICHPFYTGKQKRTDTKGRVENFKKRFKNSKIFE from the coding sequence ATGAAAAAAAATATCCATCCTGAATATAATAAAATTACTGTAAAATGTTCTTGTGGTAATATTATTAATACTAGATCAACTTTAAAAAATAATAAAGAATTAAATTTAGATGTATGTTATATATGTCATCCTTTTTATACAGGAAAACAAAAAAGAACTGATACTAAAGGACGTGTTGAAAATTTTAAGAAAAGATTTAAAAATTCTAAAATCTTTGAATAA
- the grpE gene encoding nucleotide exchange factor GrpE codes for MKNNQSSIDIKKNNIEKKDDKNIKEKNCKNIKKNENVKKHDIEYFKEKNNKYKFKIIELKKQLKENENNIWDLKLRSQSEIENIRRRTLLDIEKAYKFSLEKFINELLPVIDNLERAIDLKKKQKNNIDLSIIEGIELTLKSLLVLIKKFGVSIIDEINIPFDPTQHQAMSIIESDVIKENYILKILQKGYFLNMRLLRPAMVIVSKTKKINNN; via the coding sequence ATGAAAAATAATCAATCATCAATTGATATTAAAAAAAATAATATAGAAAAAAAAGATGATAAAAATATAAAAGAAAAAAATTGTAAAAATATAAAAAAAAATGAAAATGTTAAAAAACATGATATTGAATATTTTAAAGAAAAAAATAATAAGTATAAATTTAAAATTATTGAACTTAAAAAACAATTAAAAGAAAATGAAAATAATATATGGGATTTAAAATTACGATCTCAATCTGAAATTGAAAACATAAGACGTAGAACTTTATTAGATATAGAAAAAGCTTATAAATTTTCATTAGAAAAATTTATTAATGAATTATTACCAGTAATAGATAATTTAGAAAGAGCTATAGATTTAAAAAAAAAACAGAAAAATAATATTGATTTATCTATAATAGAAGGTATTGAATTAACATTAAAATCGTTATTAGTATTAATTAAAAAATTTGGTGTAAGTATTATAGATGAAATTAATATACCATTTGATCCTACTCAACATCAAGCGATGTCTATTATAGAATCGGATGTAATTAAAGAAAATTATATTTTAAAAATTTTACAAAAAGGATATTTTCTTAATATGAGATTATTAAGACCTGCAATGGTAATTGTATCTAAAACTAAAAAAATTAATAATAATTAA